One window of the Leptospira koniambonensis genome contains the following:
- a CDS encoding rhomboid family intramembrane serine protease — MKAFLFEFPLTAFIVGLITISQILLTVVVPEEIVNTFFISRPGEFYPWKWIGMVFLHADFTHLFWNMIFLFFLGRIVEYKVGQTKWLLFFFMGALVSGGLDSFVRGMILGENQPAIGASGAVSGLAAVAALLSPFSIRVRKRSYPFPVFAVAWLMVYSDITNLFSRDQVAHWAHLGGFISVVFTAYFLNNKIKRELHTGFALNLVFVVLLLILGFFVGAR, encoded by the coding sequence ATGAAGGCCTTTCTATTCGAATTTCCTCTGACTGCTTTTATTGTAGGACTTATAACTATTTCTCAAATCCTTCTTACAGTGGTTGTTCCAGAAGAAATTGTAAATACGTTCTTCATCAGTCGTCCCGGAGAATTCTATCCTTGGAAATGGATTGGAATGGTCTTTCTACATGCGGACTTCACCCATTTATTTTGGAATATGATCTTTCTATTTTTTTTAGGAAGGATTGTAGAATATAAAGTTGGCCAAACAAAATGGCTTCTTTTCTTTTTTATGGGCGCTCTTGTCTCGGGCGGTTTGGATTCTTTTGTAAGAGGAATGATCTTAGGAGAAAATCAACCTGCTATAGGAGCTTCAGGTGCTGTGTCTGGACTTGCTGCAGTTGCCGCTTTACTTTCTCCTTTTTCTATTCGAGTTAGAAAGAGAAGTTATCCTTTTCCTGTTTTTGCAGTGGCATGGCTTATGGTATATTCTGATATCACCAATCTATTTTCTAGAGATCAAGTTGCGCATTGGGCTCACCTAGGTGGATTTATCTCAGTTGTATTCACCGCATATTTTTTAAATAATAAGATCAAACGAGAGCTGCATACTGGATTTGCATTAAACTTAGTATTCGTAGTTTTGCTTTTGATATTGGGATTTTTTGTCGGGGCAAGATAA
- a CDS encoding TetR/AcrR family transcriptional regulator: MSLPKIAKKKLPISSKQKEKNSKLNLRKSPSQKRAIERVEYILDIVADLLDEVGTEALTTNLIAQRAEIPIGSLYQYFPNKHAILKAVGQRHLERVNSMIMNFLDTPPNKTEWENLVDRLIDAFAQLYKSEPGFIPMWSNKNLDPELVAIDRENNRAIANFIAELFFGVIPWMKKKEEMMVMSRIMVEVSDSVLSRWLRERQDSALADGILQELKTMLKAYMNYYIQRGSK; encoded by the coding sequence ATATCCTCTAAACAAAAAGAGAAAAACTCTAAGTTAAATCTGAGAAAATCACCTTCTCAAAAAAGAGCTATAGAGAGGGTTGAGTATATCCTAGATATAGTTGCTGATCTTTTGGATGAAGTTGGAACAGAAGCGCTCACTACTAATTTAATTGCACAAAGAGCTGAGATACCTATTGGTTCTTTATACCAATATTTTCCAAACAAACATGCCATTTTAAAAGCTGTTGGGCAAAGGCATCTAGAAAGAGTGAATTCAATGATTATGAATTTTCTAGATACTCCTCCAAATAAAACAGAATGGGAAAATCTTGTAGATAGGTTGATAGATGCATTTGCCCAACTTTATAAATCCGAACCTGGGTTTATACCTATGTGGTCGAATAAAAACTTAGATCCTGAACTTGTAGCCATAGACAGAGAGAATAACAGGGCAATTGCCAATTTTATCGCGGAGTTATTTTTCGGGGTCATTCCTTGGATGAAGAAAAAAGAGGAAATGATGGTCATGTCCAGGATCATGGTAGAAGTATCAGATTCTGTTCTAAGTCGCTGGCTCCGAGAAAGACAAGATAGTGCACTTGCGGATGGGATCTTACAAGAATTGAAGACGATGCTTAAAGCTTATATGAATTATTATATACAGAGAGGATCTAAATGA